Proteins from one Mus pahari chromosome 18, PAHARI_EIJ_v1.1, whole genome shotgun sequence genomic window:
- the C18H6orf136 gene encoding uncharacterized protein C6orf136 homolog, translated as MYRPSPGAARRLGPCLRAYQARPQDQLSPRPLPFPPLWPHSTPPTSPSFPLHWSLPPPHPPTHPRPQAPPPPLSQAQALNSLSMVLPLRKREEGPGPELHSGCLDGLRSLFEGPPCPYPGAVMPFQAPGPSHPSPTTPSRDESMEEHLAVMHERLRQELPTLFLRSHDYTIYSMDVEFINEILNIRTKGRTFYVMSLTLCRFLAWNYFAQFRLEILQLTRHPENWTLQARWRLIGLPIHMLFLRFYRRDKEDLYRTFDAFSTFYLNSSGLICRHHLDKLMPSHSPSTPVKKLLVGALVALGLSEPEPSLHLCSKA; from the exons ATGTACCGTCCGAGCCCGGGGGCCGCCCGGCGCCTGGGACCCTGCCTCCGCGCCTACCAGGCGCGACCCCAG gaCCAGCTCTCTCCTCGGCCTCTACCATTCCCCCCGCTCTGGCCCCACTCCACTCCACCGActtctccatcttttcctcttcACTGGTCACTACCACCCCCACATCCTCCTACTCACCCTCGTCCCCAGGCTCCTCCACCACCTCTCTCTCAGGCCCAGGCTCTCAACTCATTGAGTATGGTTCTTCCtctgagaaagagggaggagggaccaGGACCGGAGCTACACAGTGGTTGCCTGGATGGGCTTAGGAGCCTTTTTGAGGGACCGCCTTGCCCCTATCCTGGGGCTGTGATGCCTTTCCAAGCCCCTGGACCGTCCCATCCTTCTCCCACCACTCCGTCAAGAGATGAGAGTATGGAGGAACACCTGGCTGTCATGCATGAGAGACTAAGACAAGAG CTTCCCACCCTCTTCCTTCGCTCCCATGACTACACTATATATTCAATGGATGTGGAATTCATCAATGAGATCCTGAACATTCGAACCAA GGGCCGGACATTTTACGTTATGTCCCTGACCCTTTGCCGCTTCCTGGCTTGGAACTATTTTGCACAGTTTCGGTTGGAGATTTTACAGCTGACCCGCCACCCTGAGAACTGGACCCTGCAAGCCCGCTGGCGTCTAATAGGTCTGCCCATACATATGCTCTTCCTGCGTTTCTACAGGCGTGATAAAGAGGATCTTTACCG GACCTTCGATGCCTTTTCCACCTTCTACCTGAATTCCAGTGGCCTCATCTGTCGACATCACCTGGACAAG CTGATGCCTTCACACTCACCGTCAACGCCTGTGAAAAAGCTGCTGGTGGGAGCCCTGGTGGCCCTGGGGCTGTCGGAACCAGAGCCTAGCCTACACCTGTGCTCCAAGGCCTAA
- the Atat1 gene encoding alpha-tubulin N-acetyltransferase 1 isoform X2, translated as MEFPFDVDALFPERITVLDQHLRPPARRPGTTTPARVDLQQQIMTIVDELGKASAKAQHLPAPITSALRMQSNRHVIYILKDTSARPAGKGAIIGFLKVGYKKLFVLDDREAHNEVEPLCILDFYIHESVQRHGHGRELFQYMLQKERVEPHQLAIDRPSPKLLRFLNKHYNLETTVPQVNNFVIFEGFFAHQHPPARKLPPKRAEGDIKPYSSSDREFLKVAVEPPWPLNRAPRRATPPAHPPPRSSSLGNSPDRGPLRPFVPEQELLRSLRLCPPHPTARLLLATDPGGSPAQRRRTRGTPWGLVAQSCHYSRHGGLNTSFLGTGNQERKQGEQEAEDRSASEDQVLLLDGAGVEPTQTGAPRAQAPPAQSWTVGGDIMNARVIRNLQERRSTRPW; from the exons ATGGAGTTCCCGTTCGATGTGGATGCGCTGTTCCCGGAGCGGATCACCGTGCTGGACCAGCATCTGCGGCCTCCGGCCCGCCGACCCGGAACCACAACGCCGGCCCG TGTGGATCTGCAGCAGCAAATCATGACTATTGTAGATGAGCTGGGCAAGGCTTCTGCCAAG GCACAGCATCTCCCTGCACCCATCACCAGCGCTTTGAGGATGCAGAGCAACCGGCACGTTATTTACATACTAAAGGACACCTCAGCTCGCCC GGCAGGAAAAGGAGCCATTATTGGTTTCCTCAAAGTTGGATACAAGAAGCTCTTTGTACTG GATGATCGGGAGGCTCACAATGAGGTAGAACCGCTTTGCATTCTGGACTTTTACATCCACGAGTCCGTGCAACGGCATGGCCACGGGCGAGAACTTTTTCAGTATATGTTACAG AAAGAGCGAGTGGAGCCACACCAGCTGGCAATTGACCGACCATCGCCGAAGCTGCTCAGGTTCCTGAACAAGCACTACAACCTGGAGACCACAGTCCCACAG GTGAACAACTTTGTCATCTTTGAAGGCTTCTTTGCGCATCAGCACC CTCCAGCAAGGAAGCTGCCACCAAAAAGAGCAGAGGGAGACATTAAGCCATACTCCTCCAGTGACAGAGAAT TCCTGAAGGTAGCTGTGGAGCCTCCTTGGCCCCTGAACAGGGCCCCTCGGCGTGCCACACCTCCAGCCCACCCACCTCCACGTTCTAGCAGCCTGGGCAACTCGCCAGATCGAGGTCCCCTTCGGCCCTTTGTTCCAGAACAAGAGCTGCTTCGCTCCCTGCGTCTCTGTCCCCCACACCCTACTGCACGCCTTCTGCTGGCCACTGACCCTGGAGGCAGCCCAGCCCAGCGCAGACGCACCAG GGGGACTCCCTGGGGGCTGGTAGCCCAAAGCTGCCACTACAGCCGCCATGGGGGACTCAATACCTCATTCCTGGGTACAG GCAACCAAGAACGGAAGCAGGGGGAACAGGAAGCGGAGGATAG GTCGGCCAGTGAGGATCAGGTCTTGTTACTGGATGGGGCTGGGGTGGAACCTACGCAGACAGGTGCTCCAAGGGCTCAGGCGCCACCCGCCCAGTCCTGGACGGTGGGTGGGGACATAATGAACGCCAGGGTCATTCGAAACCTGCAGGAACGCCGCAGCACCAGGCCTTGGTGA
- the Atat1 gene encoding alpha-tubulin N-acetyltransferase 1 isoform X1, with protein sequence MEFPFDVDALFPERITVLDQHLRPPARRPGTTTPARVDLQQQIMTIVDELGKASAKAQHLPAPITSALRMQSNRHVIYILKDTSARPAGKGAIIGFLKVGYKKLFVLDDREAHNEVEPLCILDFYIHESVQRHGHGRELFQYMLQKERVEPHQLAIDRPSPKLLRFLNKHYNLETTVPQVNNFVIFEGFFAHQHRPPTSSLRATRHSRAAVADPIPAAPARKLPPKRAEGDIKPYSSSDREFLKVAVEPPWPLNRAPRRATPPAHPPPRSSSLGNSPDRGPLRPFVPEQELLRSLRLCPPHPTARLLLATDPGGSPAQRRRTRGTPWGLVAQSCHYSRHGGLNTSFLGTGNQERKQGEQEAEDRSASEDQVLLLDGAGVEPTQTGAPRAQAPPAQSWTVGGDIMNARVIRNLQERRSTRPW encoded by the exons ATGGAGTTCCCGTTCGATGTGGATGCGCTGTTCCCGGAGCGGATCACCGTGCTGGACCAGCATCTGCGGCCTCCGGCCCGCCGACCCGGAACCACAACGCCGGCCCG TGTGGATCTGCAGCAGCAAATCATGACTATTGTAGATGAGCTGGGCAAGGCTTCTGCCAAG GCACAGCATCTCCCTGCACCCATCACCAGCGCTTTGAGGATGCAGAGCAACCGGCACGTTATTTACATACTAAAGGACACCTCAGCTCGCCC GGCAGGAAAAGGAGCCATTATTGGTTTCCTCAAAGTTGGATACAAGAAGCTCTTTGTACTG GATGATCGGGAGGCTCACAATGAGGTAGAACCGCTTTGCATTCTGGACTTTTACATCCACGAGTCCGTGCAACGGCATGGCCACGGGCGAGAACTTTTTCAGTATATGTTACAG AAAGAGCGAGTGGAGCCACACCAGCTGGCAATTGACCGACCATCGCCGAAGCTGCTCAGGTTCCTGAACAAGCACTACAACCTGGAGACCACAGTCCCACAG GTGAACAACTTTGTCATCTTTGAAGGCTTCTTTGCGCATCAGCACC GGCCCCCCACTTCCTCTCTGAGGGCAACTCGACACTCTCGTGCTGCTGTGGCCGATCCCATACCTGCTG CTCCAGCAAGGAAGCTGCCACCAAAAAGAGCAGAGGGAGACATTAAGCCATACTCCTCCAGTGACAGAGAAT TCCTGAAGGTAGCTGTGGAGCCTCCTTGGCCCCTGAACAGGGCCCCTCGGCGTGCCACACCTCCAGCCCACCCACCTCCACGTTCTAGCAGCCTGGGCAACTCGCCAGATCGAGGTCCCCTTCGGCCCTTTGTTCCAGAACAAGAGCTGCTTCGCTCCCTGCGTCTCTGTCCCCCACACCCTACTGCACGCCTTCTGCTGGCCACTGACCCTGGAGGCAGCCCAGCCCAGCGCAGACGCACCAG GGGGACTCCCTGGGGGCTGGTAGCCCAAAGCTGCCACTACAGCCGCCATGGGGGACTCAATACCTCATTCCTGGGTACAG GCAACCAAGAACGGAAGCAGGGGGAACAGGAAGCGGAGGATAG GTCGGCCAGTGAGGATCAGGTCTTGTTACTGGATGGGGCTGGGGTGGAACCTACGCAGACAGGTGCTCCAAGGGCTCAGGCGCCACCCGCCCAGTCCTGGACGGTGGGTGGGGACATAATGAACGCCAGGGTCATTCGAAACCTGCAGGAACGCCGCAGCACCAGGCCTTGGTGA
- the Atat1 gene encoding alpha-tubulin N-acetyltransferase 1 isoform X3 produces the protein MEFPFDVDALFPERITVLDQHLRPPARRPGTTTPARVDLQQQIMTIVDELGKASAKAQHLPAPITSALRMQSNRHVIYILKDTSARPAGKGAIIGFLKVGYKKLFVLDDREAHNEVEPLCILDFYIHESVQRHGHGRELFQYMLQKERVEPHQLAIDRPSPKLLRFLNKHYNLETTVPQVNNFVIFEGFFAHQHRPPTSSLRATRHSRAAVADPIPAAPARKLPPKRAEGDIKPYSSSDREFLKVAVEPPWPLNRAPRRATPPAHPPPRSSSLGNSPDRGPLRPFVPEQELLRSLRLCPPHPTARLLLATDPGGSPAQRRRTRGTPWGLVAQSCHYSRHGGLNTSFLGTGRPVRIRSCYWMGLGWNLRRQVLQGLRRHPPSPGRWVGT, from the exons ATGGAGTTCCCGTTCGATGTGGATGCGCTGTTCCCGGAGCGGATCACCGTGCTGGACCAGCATCTGCGGCCTCCGGCCCGCCGACCCGGAACCACAACGCCGGCCCG TGTGGATCTGCAGCAGCAAATCATGACTATTGTAGATGAGCTGGGCAAGGCTTCTGCCAAG GCACAGCATCTCCCTGCACCCATCACCAGCGCTTTGAGGATGCAGAGCAACCGGCACGTTATTTACATACTAAAGGACACCTCAGCTCGCCC GGCAGGAAAAGGAGCCATTATTGGTTTCCTCAAAGTTGGATACAAGAAGCTCTTTGTACTG GATGATCGGGAGGCTCACAATGAGGTAGAACCGCTTTGCATTCTGGACTTTTACATCCACGAGTCCGTGCAACGGCATGGCCACGGGCGAGAACTTTTTCAGTATATGTTACAG AAAGAGCGAGTGGAGCCACACCAGCTGGCAATTGACCGACCATCGCCGAAGCTGCTCAGGTTCCTGAACAAGCACTACAACCTGGAGACCACAGTCCCACAG GTGAACAACTTTGTCATCTTTGAAGGCTTCTTTGCGCATCAGCACC GGCCCCCCACTTCCTCTCTGAGGGCAACTCGACACTCTCGTGCTGCTGTGGCCGATCCCATACCTGCTG CTCCAGCAAGGAAGCTGCCACCAAAAAGAGCAGAGGGAGACATTAAGCCATACTCCTCCAGTGACAGAGAAT TCCTGAAGGTAGCTGTGGAGCCTCCTTGGCCCCTGAACAGGGCCCCTCGGCGTGCCACACCTCCAGCCCACCCACCTCCACGTTCTAGCAGCCTGGGCAACTCGCCAGATCGAGGTCCCCTTCGGCCCTTTGTTCCAGAACAAGAGCTGCTTCGCTCCCTGCGTCTCTGTCCCCCACACCCTACTGCACGCCTTCTGCTGGCCACTGACCCTGGAGGCAGCCCAGCCCAGCGCAGACGCACCAG GGGGACTCCCTGGGGGCTGGTAGCCCAAAGCTGCCACTACAGCCGCCATGGGGGACTCAATACCTCATTCCTGGGTACAG GTCGGCCAGTGAGGATCAGGTCTTGTTACTGGATGGGGCTGGGGTGGAACCTACGCAGACAGGTGCTCCAAGGGCTCAGGCGCCACCCGCCCAGTCCTGGACGGTGGGTGGGGACATAA
- the Atat1 gene encoding alpha-tubulin N-acetyltransferase 1 isoform X4, which translates to MEFPFDVDALFPERITVLDQHLRPPARRPGTTTPARVDLQQQIMTIVDELGKASAKAQHLPAPITSALRMQSNRHVIYILKDTSARPAGKGAIIGFLKVGYKKLFVLDDREAHNEVEPLCILDFYIHESVQRHGHGRELFQYMLQKERVEPHQLAIDRPSPKLLRFLNKHYNLETTVPQVNNFVIFEGFFAHQHRPPTSSLRATRHSRAAVADPIPAAPARKLPPKRAEGDIKPYSSSDREFLKVAVEPPWPLNRAPRRATPPAHPPPRSSSLGNSPDRGPLRPFVPEQELLRSLRLCPPHPTARLLLATDPGGSPAQRRRTRSHTHMTTVSLDAWYFHRQPRTEAGGTGSGG; encoded by the exons ATGGAGTTCCCGTTCGATGTGGATGCGCTGTTCCCGGAGCGGATCACCGTGCTGGACCAGCATCTGCGGCCTCCGGCCCGCCGACCCGGAACCACAACGCCGGCCCG TGTGGATCTGCAGCAGCAAATCATGACTATTGTAGATGAGCTGGGCAAGGCTTCTGCCAAG GCACAGCATCTCCCTGCACCCATCACCAGCGCTTTGAGGATGCAGAGCAACCGGCACGTTATTTACATACTAAAGGACACCTCAGCTCGCCC GGCAGGAAAAGGAGCCATTATTGGTTTCCTCAAAGTTGGATACAAGAAGCTCTTTGTACTG GATGATCGGGAGGCTCACAATGAGGTAGAACCGCTTTGCATTCTGGACTTTTACATCCACGAGTCCGTGCAACGGCATGGCCACGGGCGAGAACTTTTTCAGTATATGTTACAG AAAGAGCGAGTGGAGCCACACCAGCTGGCAATTGACCGACCATCGCCGAAGCTGCTCAGGTTCCTGAACAAGCACTACAACCTGGAGACCACAGTCCCACAG GTGAACAACTTTGTCATCTTTGAAGGCTTCTTTGCGCATCAGCACC GGCCCCCCACTTCCTCTCTGAGGGCAACTCGACACTCTCGTGCTGCTGTGGCCGATCCCATACCTGCTG CTCCAGCAAGGAAGCTGCCACCAAAAAGAGCAGAGGGAGACATTAAGCCATACTCCTCCAGTGACAGAGAAT TCCTGAAGGTAGCTGTGGAGCCTCCTTGGCCCCTGAACAGGGCCCCTCGGCGTGCCACACCTCCAGCCCACCCACCTCCACGTTCTAGCAGCCTGGGCAACTCGCCAGATCGAGGTCCCCTTCGGCCCTTTGTTCCAGAACAAGAGCTGCTTCGCTCCCTGCGTCTCTGTCCCCCACACCCTACTGCACGCCTTCTGCTGGCCACTGACCCTGGAGGCAGCCCAGCCCAGCGCAGACGCACCAG gtcacacacacatatgactaCAGTCTCCCTAGATGCCTGGTATTTCCACAGGCAACCAAGAACGGAAGCAGGGGGAACAGGAAGCGGAGGATAG
- the Atat1 gene encoding alpha-tubulin N-acetyltransferase 1 isoform X6, producing the protein MEFPFDVDALFPERITVLDQHLRPPARRPGTTTPARVDLQQQIMTIVDELGKASAKAQHLPAPITSALRMQSNRHVIYILKDTSARPAGKGAIIGFLKVGYKKLFVLDDREAHNEVEPLCILDFYIHESVQRHGHGRELFQYMLQKERVEPHQLAIDRPSPKLLRFLNKHYNLETTVPQVNNFVIFEGFFAHQHPPARKLPPKRAEGDIKPYSSSDREFLKVAVEPPWPLNRAPRRATPPAHPPPRSSSLGNSPDRGPLRPFVPEQELLRSLRLCPPHPTARLLLATDPGGSPAQRRRTSSLPRSDDSRY; encoded by the exons ATGGAGTTCCCGTTCGATGTGGATGCGCTGTTCCCGGAGCGGATCACCGTGCTGGACCAGCATCTGCGGCCTCCGGCCCGCCGACCCGGAACCACAACGCCGGCCCG TGTGGATCTGCAGCAGCAAATCATGACTATTGTAGATGAGCTGGGCAAGGCTTCTGCCAAG GCACAGCATCTCCCTGCACCCATCACCAGCGCTTTGAGGATGCAGAGCAACCGGCACGTTATTTACATACTAAAGGACACCTCAGCTCGCCC GGCAGGAAAAGGAGCCATTATTGGTTTCCTCAAAGTTGGATACAAGAAGCTCTTTGTACTG GATGATCGGGAGGCTCACAATGAGGTAGAACCGCTTTGCATTCTGGACTTTTACATCCACGAGTCCGTGCAACGGCATGGCCACGGGCGAGAACTTTTTCAGTATATGTTACAG AAAGAGCGAGTGGAGCCACACCAGCTGGCAATTGACCGACCATCGCCGAAGCTGCTCAGGTTCCTGAACAAGCACTACAACCTGGAGACCACAGTCCCACAG GTGAACAACTTTGTCATCTTTGAAGGCTTCTTTGCGCATCAGCACC CTCCAGCAAGGAAGCTGCCACCAAAAAGAGCAGAGGGAGACATTAAGCCATACTCCTCCAGTGACAGAGAAT TCCTGAAGGTAGCTGTGGAGCCTCCTTGGCCCCTGAACAGGGCCCCTCGGCGTGCCACACCTCCAGCCCACCCACCTCCACGTTCTAGCAGCCTGGGCAACTCGCCAGATCGAGGTCCCCTTCGGCCCTTTGTTCCAGAACAAGAGCTGCTTCGCTCCCTGCGTCTCTGTCCCCCACACCCTACTGCACGCCTTCTGCTGGCCACTGACCCTGGAGGCAGCCCAGCCCAGCGCAGACGCACCAG CTCCCTTCCCCGATCTGATGACAGTCGATACTGA
- the Atat1 gene encoding alpha-tubulin N-acetyltransferase 1 isoform X5: MEFPFDVDALFPERITVLDQHLRPPARRPGTTTPARVDLQQQIMTIVDELGKASAKAQHLPAPITSALRMQSNRHVIYILKDTSARPAGKGAIIGFLKVGYKKLFVLDDREAHNEVEPLCILDFYIHESVQRHGHGRELFQYMLQKERVEPHQLAIDRPSPKLLRFLNKHYNLETTVPQVNNFVIFEGFFAHQHRPPTSSLRATRHSRAAVADPIPAAPARKLPPKRAEGDIKPYSSSDREFLKVAVEPPWPLNRAPRRATPPAHPPPRSSSLGNSPDRGPLRPFVPEQELLRSLRLCPPHPTARLLLATDPGGSPAQRRRTSSLPRSDDSRY; the protein is encoded by the exons ATGGAGTTCCCGTTCGATGTGGATGCGCTGTTCCCGGAGCGGATCACCGTGCTGGACCAGCATCTGCGGCCTCCGGCCCGCCGACCCGGAACCACAACGCCGGCCCG TGTGGATCTGCAGCAGCAAATCATGACTATTGTAGATGAGCTGGGCAAGGCTTCTGCCAAG GCACAGCATCTCCCTGCACCCATCACCAGCGCTTTGAGGATGCAGAGCAACCGGCACGTTATTTACATACTAAAGGACACCTCAGCTCGCCC GGCAGGAAAAGGAGCCATTATTGGTTTCCTCAAAGTTGGATACAAGAAGCTCTTTGTACTG GATGATCGGGAGGCTCACAATGAGGTAGAACCGCTTTGCATTCTGGACTTTTACATCCACGAGTCCGTGCAACGGCATGGCCACGGGCGAGAACTTTTTCAGTATATGTTACAG AAAGAGCGAGTGGAGCCACACCAGCTGGCAATTGACCGACCATCGCCGAAGCTGCTCAGGTTCCTGAACAAGCACTACAACCTGGAGACCACAGTCCCACAG GTGAACAACTTTGTCATCTTTGAAGGCTTCTTTGCGCATCAGCACC GGCCCCCCACTTCCTCTCTGAGGGCAACTCGACACTCTCGTGCTGCTGTGGCCGATCCCATACCTGCTG CTCCAGCAAGGAAGCTGCCACCAAAAAGAGCAGAGGGAGACATTAAGCCATACTCCTCCAGTGACAGAGAAT TCCTGAAGGTAGCTGTGGAGCCTCCTTGGCCCCTGAACAGGGCCCCTCGGCGTGCCACACCTCCAGCCCACCCACCTCCACGTTCTAGCAGCCTGGGCAACTCGCCAGATCGAGGTCCCCTTCGGCCCTTTGTTCCAGAACAAGAGCTGCTTCGCTCCCTGCGTCTCTGTCCCCCACACCCTACTGCACGCCTTCTGCTGGCCACTGACCCTGGAGGCAGCCCAGCCCAGCGCAGACGCACCAG CTCCCTTCCCCGATCTGATGACAGTCGATACTGA
- the Mrps18b gene encoding 28S ribosomal protein S18b, mitochondrial isoform X1: MAAPLRHTLQRLVPTLLRGSYVAQVPLRTLCTRGPPEEDAPSLPVSPYENEPWKYLDSEEYQNRYGSRPVWADYRRNHKGGVPPQRTRKTCIRNNKVAGNPCPICRDHKLHVDFRNVKLLEQFVCAHTGIIFHAPYTGVCMKQHKKLTQAIQKARECGLLSYYIPQVEPRDADFGTVHGAVSVTPPAPTLLSGEPWYPWYSWQQPPERELSRLRRLYQGNLLEESGPPPESMPEMPTTPPAEASTEQTGSPSA, translated from the exons ATGGCTGCCCCCTTGCGGCACACGCTGCAAAGACTGGTTCCTACACTCTTACGAGGTTCCTATGTAGCTCAG GTTCCCCTCCGGACTCTTTGCACCAGAGGCCCCCCTGAAGAAGATGCTCCATCACTTCCTGTTTCCCCGTATGAGAACGAGCCTTGGAAATACCTGGATTCAGAAG AATACCAGAACCGCTATGGCTCTCGCCCTGTTTGGGCTGACTACCGCCGCAACCACAAAGGCGGTGTGCCACCACAGAGGACCCGAAAGACATGCATT cgTAACAATAAAGTTGCTGGGAATCCTTGCCCCATCTGCCGGGATCACAAGTTGCACGTTGACTTTAGG AACGTGAAGCTCTTGGAACAGTTTGTTTGTGCCCACACGGGTATCATCTTCCACGCCCCATATACAG GGGTCTGTATGAAGCAGCACAAGAAACTGACCCAGGCCATCCAGAAAGCCAGGGAGTGTG GTCTTCTCAGCTACTACATCCCCCAGGTTGAGCCCAGGGATGCTGACTTTGGGACTGTACATGGAGCTGTCAGTGTGACTCCACCAGCCCCCACGTTGTTGTCAGGTGAACCTTGGTACCCGTGGTACAGCTGGCAACAGCCACCCGAGAGAGAGCTGTCTCGACTTCGCCGACTCTATCAAGGAAATCTCCTAGAAGAAAGTGGCCCACCACCTGAGTCAATGCCTGAGATGCCCACTACACCACCAGCAGAAGCCTCCACTGAGCAGACCGGCTCCCCGAGTGCTTAG
- the Mrps18b gene encoding 28S ribosomal protein S18b, mitochondrial isoform X2, which produces MAAPLRHTLQRLVPTLLRGSYVAQVPLRTLCTRGPPEEDAPSLPVSPYENEPWKYLDSEEYQNRYGSRPVWADYRRNHKGGVPPQRTRKTCINVKLLEQFVCAHTGIIFHAPYTGVCMKQHKKLTQAIQKARECGLLSYYIPQVEPRDADFGTVHGAVSVTPPAPTLLSGEPWYPWYSWQQPPERELSRLRRLYQGNLLEESGPPPESMPEMPTTPPAEASTEQTGSPSA; this is translated from the exons ATGGCTGCCCCCTTGCGGCACACGCTGCAAAGACTGGTTCCTACACTCTTACGAGGTTCCTATGTAGCTCAG GTTCCCCTCCGGACTCTTTGCACCAGAGGCCCCCCTGAAGAAGATGCTCCATCACTTCCTGTTTCCCCGTATGAGAACGAGCCTTGGAAATACCTGGATTCAGAAG AATACCAGAACCGCTATGGCTCTCGCCCTGTTTGGGCTGACTACCGCCGCAACCACAAAGGCGGTGTGCCACCACAGAGGACCCGAAAGACATGCATT AACGTGAAGCTCTTGGAACAGTTTGTTTGTGCCCACACGGGTATCATCTTCCACGCCCCATATACAG GGGTCTGTATGAAGCAGCACAAGAAACTGACCCAGGCCATCCAGAAAGCCAGGGAGTGTG GTCTTCTCAGCTACTACATCCCCCAGGTTGAGCCCAGGGATGCTGACTTTGGGACTGTACATGGAGCTGTCAGTGTGACTCCACCAGCCCCCACGTTGTTGTCAGGTGAACCTTGGTACCCGTGGTACAGCTGGCAACAGCCACCCGAGAGAGAGCTGTCTCGACTTCGCCGACTCTATCAAGGAAATCTCCTAGAAGAAAGTGGCCCACCACCTGAGTCAATGCCTGAGATGCCCACTACACCACCAGCAGAAGCCTCCACTGAGCAGACCGGCTCCCCGAGTGCTTAG
- the Mrps18b gene encoding 28S ribosomal protein S18b, mitochondrial isoform X3, whose product MAAPLRHTLQRLVPTLLRGSYVAQVPLRTLCTRGPPEEDAPSLPVSPYENEPWKYLDSEEYQNRYGSRPVWADYRRNHKGGVPPQRTRKTCIRNNKVAGNPCPICRDHKLHVDFRVFSATTSPRLSPGMLTLGLYMELSV is encoded by the exons ATGGCTGCCCCCTTGCGGCACACGCTGCAAAGACTGGTTCCTACACTCTTACGAGGTTCCTATGTAGCTCAG GTTCCCCTCCGGACTCTTTGCACCAGAGGCCCCCCTGAAGAAGATGCTCCATCACTTCCTGTTTCCCCGTATGAGAACGAGCCTTGGAAATACCTGGATTCAGAAG AATACCAGAACCGCTATGGCTCTCGCCCTGTTTGGGCTGACTACCGCCGCAACCACAAAGGCGGTGTGCCACCACAGAGGACCCGAAAGACATGCATT cgTAACAATAAAGTTGCTGGGAATCCTTGCCCCATCTGCCGGGATCACAAGTTGCACGTTGACTTTAGG GTCTTCTCAGCTACTACATCCCCCAGGTTGAGCCCAGGGATGCTGACTTTGGGACTGTACATGGAGCTGTCAGTGTGA